One genomic segment of Gloeocapsa sp. DLM2.Bin57 includes these proteins:
- a CDS encoding ATP-dependent Clp protease ATP-binding subunit, which translates to MFERFTEKAIKVIMLAQEEARRLGHNFVGTEQILLGLIGEGTGVAAKVLKSMGVNLKDARTEVEKIIGRGSGFVAVEIPFTPRAKRVLELSLEEARQLGHNYIGTEHLLLGLIREGEGVAARVLENLGVDLSKVRTQVIRMLGETAEVSAGSTSTGRNKTPTLDEFGSNLTQMASEGKLDPVVGRQKEIERVIQILGRRTKNNPVLIGEPGVGKTAIAEGLAQRIANKDIPDILEDKRVVTLDIGLLVAGTKYRGEFEERLKKIMDEIRQAGNVVLVIDEVHTLIGAGAAEGAIDAANILKPALARGELQCIGATTLDEYRKHIERDAALERRFQPVMVGEPSVDETIEILYGLRERYEQHHKLKILDEALEAAAKLSDRYISDRYLPDKAIDLIDEAGSRVRLLNSQLPPAAKELDKELRQILKEKDDAVRAQNFDKAGELRDREMEIKAQIKAIASSKKTDSDNEMPSVGPEEIAQIVASWTGVPVNKLTESESEKLLHMEDTLHQRLIGQEDAVKAVSRAIRRARVGLKNPNRPIASFIFSGPTGVGKTELTKSLAAYFFGSEDAMIRLDMSEYMERHTVSKLIGSPPGYVGYNEGGQLTEAVRRRPYTVVLFDEIEKAHPDVFNLLLQILEDGRLTDAKGRTVDFKNTLLIMTSNIGSKVIEKGGGGLGFEFAEDQSESQYNRIRSLVNEELKNYFRPEFLNRLDEIIVFRQLNKEEVTEIADILLKDVFKRLTEKQITLDVTSKFKERLVEEGYNPAYGARPLRRAIMRLLEDVLAEEILSGKVQEGDQALVDIDSEGKVFITKQDKPQLMIPVTE; encoded by the coding sequence CTTGGGTCATAATTTCGTGGGTACAGAACAAATCCTTCTCGGCTTAATCGGAGAAGGAACAGGAGTCGCAGCTAAAGTACTCAAATCCATGGGCGTTAATCTTAAAGACGCTCGTACAGAAGTAGAAAAAATTATTGGTCGTGGTTCGGGTTTTGTCGCGGTAGAAATACCCTTTACCCCCAGAGCCAAAAGAGTTCTAGAACTATCTCTAGAAGAAGCTCGCCAACTAGGACATAATTATATCGGTACGGAACACTTGCTGTTAGGGTTAATTCGTGAAGGAGAAGGCGTAGCAGCAAGAGTCCTCGAAAACCTCGGGGTAGATCTATCCAAAGTCAGAACCCAAGTAATTAGAATGCTAGGGGAAACCGCCGAAGTAAGCGCGGGATCAACCTCTACAGGAAGAAATAAAACACCTACCCTAGATGAATTTGGCTCAAACTTAACCCAAATGGCTAGCGAAGGAAAATTAGACCCAGTAGTAGGCAGACAAAAAGAAATAGAACGTGTTATTCAAATTCTCGGACGCAGAACTAAAAATAACCCCGTCTTAATCGGTGAACCAGGTGTAGGTAAAACAGCGATCGCCGAAGGCTTAGCTCAACGCATCGCTAACAAAGATATACCCGATATCCTCGAAGATAAACGCGTGGTAACCCTAGATATAGGCTTACTAGTCGCGGGAACAAAATACCGCGGGGAATTTGAAGAACGTCTGAAAAAAATTATGGATGAAATTCGTCAAGCGGGTAACGTAGTACTTGTAATTGACGAAGTACATACACTAATAGGAGCAGGAGCAGCAGAAGGGGCGATCGACGCAGCCAATATCCTGAAACCAGCTCTAGCCAGAGGAGAACTACAATGTATAGGCGCTACTACCTTAGATGAATATCGTAAACACATCGAAAGAGACGCAGCCCTAGAAAGACGCTTTCAACCAGTAATGGTGGGTGAGCCTAGCGTAGATGAAACTATCGAAATCCTCTATGGACTACGAGAACGCTATGAACAACACCATAAACTCAAAATTCTCGATGAAGCCCTCGAAGCAGCAGCTAAACTCTCCGATCGCTACATATCAGACCGCTATCTACCCGATAAGGCGATCGACTTAATCGATGAAGCAGGCTCAAGAGTACGTCTATTAAACTCCCAATTGCCACCTGCAGCTAAAGAACTAGATAAAGAACTACGTCAAATCCTGAAAGAAAAAGACGACGCAGTCAGAGCACAAAACTTCGATAAAGCGGGAGAACTACGCGATCGCGAAATGGAAATCAAAGCCCAAATCAAAGCGATCGCCTCCTCCAAAAAAACCGACTCAGACAACGAAATGCCCTCGGTTGGACCAGAAGAAATCGCTCAAATCGTCGCCTCATGGACAGGAGTACCCGTTAATAAACTCACCGAAAGCGAGTCGGAAAAACTCCTCCACATGGAAGACACCCTGCATCAGCGTCTGATTGGACAGGAAGACGCCGTTAAAGCCGTCTCTCGTGCTATACGACGGGCCCGGGTTGGTCTGAAAAACCCCAACCGTCCTATCGCTAGCTTCATCTTCTCAGGACCTACAGGAGTAGGTAAAACCGAATTAACCAAATCCTTAGCCGCTTATTTCTTCGGTTCAGAAGACGCGATGATTCGTCTGGATATGTCCGAATACATGGAGCGTCATACCGTCTCTAAACTAATCGGCTCTCCCCCTGGATACGTGGGTTATAACGAAGGTGGACAACTTACTGAAGCTGTACGTCGTCGTCCTTATACCGTAGTACTATTCGACGAAATCGAAAAAGCTCACCCTGACGTCTTTAACCTCCTCCTACAAATCCTCGAAGATGGACGTCTTACCGACGCTAAAGGTCGCACCGTAGATTTTAAAAACACTCTACTGATTATGACCTCCAATATCGGCTCTAAAGTCATCGAGAAAGGTGGTGGTGGTCTCGGGTTTGAATTTGCCGAAGATCAAAGCGAATCTCAATACAACCGTATTCGTTCCTTAGTTAACGAAGAACTGAAAAACTACTTCAGACCTGAATTTCTCAACCGTCTTGATGAAATTATCGTCTTCCGTCAACTCAATAAAGAGGAAGTTACCGAAATCGCTGATATCCTCCTCAAAGACGTCTTTAAGCGTCTTACAGAGAAGCAAATCACCCTAGATGTAACCAGCAAATTTAAAGAACGTCTCGTCGAAGAGGGTTACAACCCAGCTTATGGCGCGCGTCCTCTACGTCGTGCTATTATGCGTCTTCTTGAAGATGTTCTCGCAGAAGAAATACTCTCGGGTAAAGTCCAAGAAGGAGATCAAGCTCTCGTGGATATCGACTCTGAAGGTAAAGTATTCATTACCAAACAAGATAAACCTCAGTTAATGATTCCTGTTACCGAATAA